A window of the Harmonia axyridis chromosome 5, icHarAxyr1.1, whole genome shotgun sequence genome harbors these coding sequences:
- the LOC123680728 gene encoding protocadherin-like wing polarity protein stan isoform X1 yields the protein MLKPPLGTYKSFMGRLSPFFLFLLYFGHCTAYFLLVDNTLNPGDTIFNSSVYRLGSERRYELNIKKSAHFVGSLMKVDPKTGELKLREVLSCDEVYYPSLFTVHIDSTSKRLTDIDYYSLPIRIFIVGDRCDRYEEEEDDGYLYDSFRRRRRSVPLNPFMHNLHQSVKNRITEAKQWISETYASFAIPTSGKWRKICLKKSQFVNSIRAFIPKTISDYCNVTFHYVNDDRFMIEHSQGDLVASRDVCLVEPMWKVTILFSTYCHDVRVVNTEHRLKVVYHHQVFNDSDIARRVRRELRNQSPFFELHLYIASVLEECEPGVVVTTVKARDPENSPITYSMTSLLDSRTQSMFDIDSKTGVVTTKVKLDRELVDVHYFRVTATDDSFPPRSGTTMLQINVLDANDHSPVFEMTEYDASIKESVSIGSTVITLKATDQDVGKNADVEYAIESINGGGLSSEEEDNKAFKIDGKTGVITTRSNLDRESTEVYTLLVSATDSANPQSARKSSTATVIIHILDDNDNYPQFSEKTYTVSIDEDINWVSNPVILHIKATDADQGNNAAIRYAITSGNTQSQFAIDSLTGDISLVKPLDYETIRSYRLTVRAQDGGSPARSNSTQVLINVRDVNDNAPRFYTSLFQESVSENVPKGYSIVKIQAYDGDEGPNAEIKYTMSERDASGGSTKDLPIAIDDHTGWIYTTKELDREDRAKFMFQVFATDQGKPPQSASASVIISVQDVNDNDPTFEPKIYEAVVAEDDPPGTPVTTVSATDADEDTRLHYELTNGNVRGRFAITSQNGRGVITIAQPLDYKQEKKYILTVTATDSGGRSDTATVYVNITDANNFAPVFENAPYTASVFEDAPIGTTVLVVSATDNDVGLNAQITYSLAEGLGDPSVTEFAINPQTGAITTTKILDREIKSGYLLTIAAKDGGSPSLSDTTDVEITVTDVNDNYPVFKQSSYSGSVAEDALVGTSVVQVSASDADIGLNGKIRYTLSEKDQEEGSFVIDPTSGVIRTNKGLDRESVAVYELEAYAIDRGSPTLSSSVPVIIRIEDINDSPPAFDSDKITLYIPENSPIGSTVGSIHAKDPDEGPNAIVQYSIIGGEDSESFSLITRPGTDKAELITMVELDYESPKKRFDLIVRAASPPLRNDAHVEILVTDVNDNAPVLHDFYVLFNNFKDYFPSAPIGRIPAFDADVSDKLYYRILSGNNANLVALNETTGQIQLSPQLNTNVPKIASMEVSVSDGLNDVKAIMQLSVVLITEEMLLKSITVRLNQMTKEAFLSPLLNFFIDGLAAIIPCPKENIFIFSIQDDTDVQSKILNVSFSVRRPDVPREEFYMPQFLQEKVYLNRAILAKLSTVQILPFDDNLCVREPCLNFEECLTVLKFGNVSDFISSDTVLFRPIYPVTTFTCQCPEGFTDLSFSGSKEHYLCDTEVNLCYSSPCKNNGTCKIREGGYTCVCPENYSGKNCEIYTKEKTCNAELCKDDPTCNTRKTTIDDICEDCSLENTVDLYTPFCELKSRSFGKNSFLTLPSLKQRHRLHIKLGFATQSLNGLLLYNGRYNEHHDFIALEIINGNVQFSFSLGDRTTQVTASIPDGVSDGKWHTAEVHYFNKTAKLSIDDCDTELALKYGAELGEKWNCASFAEHELEPRCSSPTETCHRFLDLTGPLELGGLPSLPSMFQTKNVDFEGCIANFYIDYKLIDLNDFVSDNGTTSGCPEKKSFCKSLPCQNGGTCKDGWNTYQCICPRGYGGKDCSEVISLPWQFSGDGTLSFNPLLRPIQLPWLNALSIRTLQADTFLMSIQVGQNSSAVLSLRNGLLAYTYNTEEFELKTKVLSDGHWHHIEVTWLGTEIRLSVDYGDHSVMIPFFEKIQGLYVGKILIGGPDNSYSSLNAGYNYLEGCLQDVRIGNNQTSLSRPTVKENVQEGCNVLTECQSECSDNAECIVEWGKSRCECDRGYVGALCQPVCNINPCENGAECIENSELSKGYQCMCNSSEYSGEYCEDKMAQPCPSSWWGYPVCGPCHCDVNAGYNPDCDKKTGQCYCRENHYQPKGSTKCTPCDCYHVGSYGSQCDQETGQCKCREGVIGPNCDSCPNAYAEVTLKGCEVIYDGCPRSSSKSIWWPRTLFGSEAIEPCPKGSQGRSSRKCDNESNGWQEPDLFNCTSDRFVLLREELSSLESGALNMNTFVAIKLASDLYKATKMTTYLYGADVLVTFDLLRELLQYEFKLFGLNLTHSQDKDYIRNIVYSVNTVLDAKHKDHWLRIKQLTNEPVDKLVALVEKYLMVLSMSQHDTYTSPFEIVSPNMVLGLDVVTAESLYGFEVELPTMSNQMYTTEKIVLPDTSDFLKPNVQSMSSQGPLVGFPKYNNYILDKTKFDQNTKLYVPLKLLGIEPVKSYELVTKHSLPQEGAVVSYAQYKEAGLLFPKHYDASVVSRWGVDITLGSPIISVHILVPEYVEAVKPLPMDILKFRDYQQSDLVHDEKDSWFKQTPEDGGGKFHKNDPQFLIYNNRRKRDDMSTKRLLYKSLSGTQLKHSIRLQIWLNSSDTIFNERSNPQCVHWSTARGIGEWSRVGCRTELAENWFDVDEDTPLMINCTCNHLSTFAVLVDVVDLEYIPEPSLLEDVTSYSCFSISLPLLLATYLILALIRGVQTNSNVIRKNLVFCVFLAELLYFVALKARKSLVHNEICCKLIAISLHYLWLTSFSWMLVDAIHLYRMLTEMRDINHGPMRFYYCMGYVMSAVIVSLAVGVRAHQYGNFYFCWMSLYESIIWSMVGPICIMVFVNFIILALCIRAAFTIQDHILGFGNLRTLLWVSAIALPLMGSTWILALMAASERHPLFTPALSAAVLVHAAFSLAGYCFANERVRENLLRSLMRCMGKKVPLLETTSVGGIPSTSSQNINIQSRSALAYHSGLDQRRNMGISNSSTTSRSTTKTGSSPYRSDTHLRHTSTSTSNYNSTSDVPSYLRGYDTGLHKHRELPEETEERSRERRRDSDSDSDGSEGRSLDLASSHSSDDDESSNRRHRLRGIDNRQSYLPNITENVVSRCGSPPSLNVVTNSQLFPAVPPAYGPRWTSQLPETYLHSPNIPEVGRWSAETGSDNEMCQKTSSPNPLPNPNVPSDTCIPHLQSENYMVRPHYDNHYNPKNQVFKNNYVPKMMPHENMNYQDYNERMSDIEEKHQMNDKYLFPYTAEEDHAPMHNIYPAHQVSHNDVNNPCMDYHGSAMGSRIGSVLGSFHGSVGGSVRSSPSPLMPPVTMMHGGHHQDSHQKKADDNEETSV from the exons GAAAGTCACCATTCTCTTTTCCACATATTGCCACGATGTGAGGGTGGTAAACACAGAACATCGACTGAAAGTTGTCTACCATCATCAGGTCTTCAATGATTCCGATATAGCCAGGAGAGTTCGTAGAGAGTTGAGGAATCAATCGCCTTTCTTCGAACTTCACCTGTATATCGCGAGTGTTTTGGAGGAATGCGAACCAG GTGTCGTGGTTACAACAGTCAAGGCCAGGGATCCAGAAAACAGCCCAATCACCTACTCTATGACCAGTTTATTAGACTCCAGAACCCAGTCGATGTTCGACATCGACTCAAAGACAGGAGTCGTCACCACCAAAGTAAAACTCGACAGAGAACTTGTCGATGTCCACTATTTCAGAGTAACGGCCACAGACGACAGTTTTCCTCCAAGATCTGGCACTACTATGCTCCAAATCAACGTTCTAGATGCCAACGACCACTCTCCTGTCTTTGAAATGACCGAATACGATGCTAGCATCAAAGAAAGCGTTAGTATCGGATCTACTGTTATAACCTTGAAAGCCACAGACCAAGATGTGGGCAAAAACGCTGACGTAGAGTACGCCATAGAAAGTATAAATGGAGGGGGTCTATCCTCGGAAGAAGAAGACAACAAGGCGTTCAAGATTGATGGAAAAACTGGGGTTATAACTACTAGGAGCAATCTAGACCGTGAAAGTACCGAAGTTTACACCCTTTTGGTTAGCGCTACAGATTCTGCCAATCCTCAATCAGCTAGAAAGTCATCCACTGCCACCGTGATCATACATATCTTAGATGATAATGATAACTATCCCCAGTTTTCTGAGAAGACTTATACGGTTTCCATTGATGAAGATATAAACTGGGTATCTAACCCTGTCATCCTGCATATCAA GGCAACAGATGCGGACCAAGGGAATAACGCCGCCATTAGATACGCCATTACAAGCGGAAACACCCAATCACAATTTGCCATCGACAGCTTAACAGGAGATATTTCTCTTGTGAAACCCCTGGACTACGAAACCATACGAAGTTACCGACTAACCGTAAGAGCTCAAGATGGGGGAAGCCCAGCCAGATCCAATTCCACCCAGGTTTTAATCAAC GTTAGGGATGTCAACGACAATGCTCCCCGTTTCTACACTTCGTTATTTCAAGAGAGCGTCTCTGAAAATGTTCCGAAAGGCTATAGCATAGTTAAAATCCAAGCTTATGATGGTGACGAAGGGCCTAATGCTGAAATTAAATATACCATGTCAGAAAGGGATGCTAGTGGAGGAAGTACCAAAGATCTACCGATAGCCATAGATGACCATACTGGTTGGATTTACACAACGAAGGAACTTGATAGGGAGGACAGGGCTAAGTTCATGTTTCAG GTTTTCGCAACGGACCAAGGCAAACCACCCCAATCTGCAAGCGCTAGCGTCATAATATCAGTTCAAGACGTCAATGACAACGATCCAACCTTCGAGCCTAAGATATACGAAGCTGTGGTTGCCGAAGATGATCCCCCAGGTACTCCTGTCACCACAGTGTCTGCAACTGACGCAGACGAGGACACTCGTCTTCACTACGAATTGACGAACGGCAATGTGCGAGGCAGGTTCGCCATAACCTCACAAAACGGCAGAGGCGTCATCACCATAGCCCAGCCCCTGGACTACAAGCAAGAGAAGAAGTACATATTAACAGTCACTGCTACAGACTCTGGAGGACGAAGCGACACTGCCACAGTTTACGTCAACATTACAGACGCCAACAATTTCGCTCCAGTTTTCGAGAACGCACCGTACACTGCTAGC GTTTTCGAAGACGCTCCGATCGGCACTACAGTCTTGGTGGTTTCGGCCACTGACAACGATGTAGGATTGAACGCCCAGATAACCTATTCCCTTGCCGAAGGCCTGGGAGATCCTTCAGTCACAGAATTCGCCATCAATCCGCAGACCGGTGCCATAACAACCACGAAAATCCTAGATCGCGAGATCAAGAGTGGTTATCTCCTAACTATAGCGGCCAAAGATGGCGGATCTCCCTCTCTATCCGATACCACGGACGTGGAGATCACTGTGACAGATGTCAACGACAACTATCCGGTTTTCAAGCAGTCGTCCTACTCTGGCAGCGTTGCGGAAGACGCTTTAGTGG GTACTTCTGTGGTTCAGGTTTCTGCATCTGATGCCGATATTGGACTTAACGGAAAAATACGGTATACACTGAGTGAGAAAGATCAGGAGGAAGGTTCCTTTGTTATCGACCCGACTAGCGGAGTAATCAGAACTAACAAAGGATTGGATAGGGAGTCTGTTGCTGTCTATGAACTGGAGGCATATGCCATAGATAGGGGTTCGCCTACGCTGAGTAGTTCTGTGCCTGTTATCATCAGGATAGAAGATATAAACGATTCACCTCCAGCTTTTGATTCCGACAAGATAACTTTGTACATACCGGAAAATAGTCCAATTG GTTCCACAGTCGGTTCAATCCACGCTAAGGACCCTGACGAAGGCCCCAACGCCATCGTCCAGTACTCCATCATAGGCGGCGAAGACTCCGAGAGTTTCTCCCTCATAACGCGTCCTGGCACCGATAAGGCCGAACTCATCACCATGGTCGAGCTGGACTACGAGAGCCCGAAGAAGAGGTTCGACCTCATTGTCAGAGCTGCCAGTCCCCCATTGAGAAACGACGCCCACGTGGAGATCCTGGTGACGGACGTCAATGACAACGCACCAGTCCTCCACGACTTCTACGTCCTCTTCAACAACTTCAAGGACTACTTCCCATCAGCCCCAATCGGAAGGATACCAGCCTTCGACGCCGACGTCTCCGACAAGCTCTACTACCGGATACTATCCGGCAACAACGCCAACTTGGTTGCCTTGAACGAGACGACCGGGCAGATACAGTTGTCGCCCCAGTTGAACACTAACGTGCCTAAGATCGCCTCTATGGAGGTGTCTGTCTCGGATGGCCTTAACGATGTGAAGGCTATAATGCAGTTGTCCGTTGTGTTGATCACGGAGGAGATGTTGCTGAAGTCTATCACCGTCAGGTTGAACCAGATGACCAAAGAGGCCTTCCTGTCGCCcctgttgaatttttttattgacggGTTGGCTGCCATCATTCCCTGTCCGAAagagaatatttttatatttagcaTCCAG GACGACACAGATGTCCAATCAAAAATTTTGAACGTTAGTTTTTCCGTTAGAAGACCAGATGTGCCTAGAGAAGAATTTTACATGCCGCAGTTTCTGCAAGAAAAGGTTTATTTGAATAGAGCAATTTTGGCCAAGTTATCCACCGTACAA ATATTACCCTTCGATGATAATTTGTGTGTGAGGGAACCTTGCTTGAATTTCGAAGAATGCCTAACGgtcttgaagtttggaaacgtctCTGACTTCATAAGCAGCGATACTGTTCTGTTTAGGCCTATTTATCCAGTTACAACTTTTACATGCCAATGTCCAGAAGGTTTCACAG ATTTATCCTTTTCAGGTTCGAAGGAACATTACTTGTGTGACACCGAGGTGAATCTTTGCTACTCCTCGCCTTGTAAGAACAACGGCACCTGTAAGATCAGAGAAGGCGGTTATACATGTGTTTGTCCAGAAAACTATTCAG GTAAAAACTGCGAAATATACACCAAAGAGAAGACTTGCAATGCAGAGTTGTGTAAGGATGACCCAACATGCAACACCAGAAAGACTACCATAGATGATATTTGCGAAGATTGCTCCCTGGAGAACACTGTTGATTTATATACACCGTTTTGCGAATTGAAAAGCAGAAGTTTCGGAAAGAATTCTTTTCTAACGCTACCCAGTTTGAAGCAAAGGCACCGTCTGCATATTAAATTAGG ATTTGCCACCCAATCGTTGAATGGTCTCTTGTTGTACAACGGAAGATATAATGAACATCATGACTTTATCGCTTTGGAAATAATCAATGGAAATGTGCAGTTTTCGTTTTCTTTAGGAGATAGGACAACTCAAGTTACAGCGTCTATTCCAGATGGAGTTTCAGATGGAAAATGGCACACAGCCGAGGTGCACTACTTTAACAAG acCGCAAAACTGTCTATTGACGATTGTGACACCGAATTGGCCCTCAAGTATGGCGCAGAACTCGGAGAGAAATGGAACTGTGCATCATTCGCAGAACACGAACTAGAACCTAGATGCTCCTCACCAACAGAAACATGCCACAGATTCCTCGATTTAACTGGTCCTTTAGAATTGGGCGGCCTCCCTTCGTTACCTTCGATGTTCCAAACCAAAAACGTCGACTTCGAAGGGTGCATAGCGAATTTTTATATCGACTACAAGCTGATCGATCTCAACGA CTTTGTTAGCGATAACGGAACTACTTCAGGTTGCCCGGAGAAGAAGTCTTTTTGCAAGTCTTTACCTTGCCAGAACGGAGGTACCTGTAAAGATGGTTGGAATACCTACCAATGTATTTGTCCCAGGGGGTATGGTGGTAAAGATTGCAGTGAAG TTATAAGTTTGCCATGGCAATTCTCTGGAGATGGTACGCTCTCTTTCAATCCTCTTCTAAGACCAATCCAACTGCCTTGGTTGAACGCCCTTTCTATCAGAACCCTGCAAGCAGATACTTTCCTAATGTCTATACAAGTTGGCCAGAACAGCTCAGCTGTATTGTCG TTGAGGAATGGTTTGTTGGCATACACTTACAACACGGAAGAGTTTGAGTTGAAAACCAAGGTGTTATCAGACGGACACTGGCATCATATTGAGGTCACTTGGTTAGGTACTGAAATAAGACTTTCAGTAGACTACGGAGATCACAGTGTGATGATACCGTTCTTTGAGAAAATACAAGGATTGTACGTTggaaaaattcttattggaggTCCTGATAATAGCTACAGCagtttgaatgctggatataaCTATTTGGAag GATGCCTACAAGATGTTAGAATCGGAAACAACCAAACTTCCTTGAGCAGACCAACAGTGAAAGAGAATGTTCAAGAAGGCTGTAATGTTCTCACGGAGTGCCAGAGTGAGTGTAGCGACAACGCAGAGTGTATAGTAGAGTGGGGGAAGTCTCGTTGTGAATGTGATAGAGGTTATGTAGGCGCTCTATGCCAACCGGTATGCAACATCAACCCCTGTGAAAATGGAGCAGAATGCATTGAAAACTCTGAGCTTAGCAAAGGCTACCAATGTATGTGCAACTCTTCAGAATACTCTGGAGAGTATTGCGAGGACAAGATGGCTCAACCGTGTCCATCCAGTTGGTGGGGATATCCG GTTTGTGGTCCTTGTCACTGTGATGTGAATGCTGGCTATAATCCAGACTGCGACAAGAAAACAGGACAGTGTTACTGCAGGGAGAACCATTACCAACCTAAGGGAAGCACGAAATGCACACCCTGTGATTGTTATCATGTGGGATCTTACGGTTCCCAATGTGACCAAGAAACTGGCCAATGCAAATGCAGAGAAGGTGTCATAGGACCAAATTGCGACTCCTGTCCCAATGCTTATGCTGAGGTCACCTTGAAGGGCTGTGAAG TGATATACGATGGATGCCCCAGAAGTTCTTCGAAATCTATTTGGTGGCCCAGGACCCTTTTCGGGTCTGAAGCCATCGAACCATGTCCGAAAGGTTCTCAAGGAAGATCTTCTAGAAAATGCGATAACGAATCGAATGGTTGGCAGGAACCAGACTTGTTTAATTGCACGTCTGACAGATTTGTGTTGTTGAGAGAAGAG ttaTCGAGCCTTGAAAGTGGAGCGCTGAATATGAATACGTTTGTTGCCATCAAGTTAGCTTCGGATTTATACAAAGCTACAAAAATGACAACATATTTGTATGGAGCTGACGTATTGGTAACCTTCGACCTCCTGAGAGAGCTTCTGCAGTATGAGTTCAAGTTGTTCGGTCTCAATTTGACTCATAGCCAAGACAAGGACTATATTCGG AACATCGTCTATTCTGTGAATACCGTATTGGATGCTAAACACAAAGACCACTGGTTGAGAATCAAACAACTTACGAATGAACCAGTGGATAAGTTGGTGGCACTAGTAGAAAAATATCTTATGGTTTTATCAATGAGTCAGCACGATACATACACCAGCCCCTTCGAAATTGTATCACCGAATATGG ttttggGTTTGGATGTCGTAACAGCAGAATCCCTTTACGGTTTCGAGGTAGAACTCCCAACCATGAGCAACCAGATGTATACCACAGAAAAAATCGTATTACCCGACACCTCAGACTTTTTGAAACCGAACGTGCAAAGTATGAGCTCACAAGGACCCCTAGTGGGTTTTCCCAAATACAACAACTACATTTTGGACAAGACCAAGTTCGACCAAAACACCAAACTGTACGTCCCCTTGAAATTACTTGGAATCGAACCTGTCAAGAGTTACGAACTTGTTACCAAGCATTCCTTGCCTCAAGAAGGAGCAGTCGTCAGTTATGCCCAATATAAGGAGGCTGGACTGCTGTTCCCAAAACATTACGACGCTTCAGTTGTCAGCAGATGGGGCGTGGACATAACACTTGGTTCTCCCATAATTTCTGTGCATATTCTTGTACCTGAGTACGTCGAAGCTGTTAAACCTCTTCCTATGGACATACTGAAATTTAGAGACTATCAACAGTCCGACCTAGTCCACGACGAAAAAGACAGTTGGTTCAAGCAGACACCTGAAGATGGAGGTGGAAAGTTCCATAAAAACGACCCACAGTTCTTAATTTACAACAATAGGAGAAAGAGAGACGATATGTCGACAAAAAGACTTCTGTATAAAAGTCTTTCAGGCACACAGCTCAAGCACTCGATCCGTTTGCAGATATGGTTGAATTCCAGCGATACCATCTTCAATGAAAGATCCAATCCACAGTGTGTTCATTGGTCTACAGCTAGAGG GATTGGAGAGTGGTCTAGAGTTGGTTGCAGAACGGAATTAGCTGAAAACTGGTTTGATGTTGATGAAGATACACCTTTGATGATCAACTGTACTTGCAATCACCTCAGCACTTTTGCTGTCTTGGTAGATGTCGTTGATCTAGAG TATATACCAGAGCCTTCACTGCTAGAAGACGTCACCAGTTACAGTTGCTTCAGTATTTCTTTGCCTCTCCTTCTAGCTACCTATTTGATTCTGGCTCTAATCCGAGGAGTGCAGACTAACTCGAATGTGATAAGGAAAAACTTGGTTTTCTGTGTTTTCCTAGCGGAACTGCTCTACTTTGTGGCTTTGAAAGCTAGGAAATCACTTGTACATAACGAG ATTTGTTGTAAATTAATAGCTATCAGTCTTCATTATCTTTGGTTGACATCATTCTCTTGGATGCTGGTCGATGCTATCCATCTCTACAGGATGCTGACGGAAATGAGAGATATCAATCATGGACCCATGCGTTTTTATTATTGCATGGGTTATGTAATGTCGGCAGTAATTGTTAGTTTGGCTGTTGGGGTTAGAGCTCACCAATATGGAAACTTCTACTT CTGTTGGATGTCTTTGTACGAGAGCATCATCTGGAGTATGGTGGGTCCAATCTGTATAATGGTGTTTgtgaattttatcatcctggcGTTATGCATTAGAGCCGCTTTTACAATACAAGATCATATACTAGGTTTCGGCAATTTGAG GACTTTGCTGTGGGTTTCTGCAATAGCCTTACCTCTTATGGGTTCTACTTGGATCTTAGCCTTGATGGCAGCTTCAGAACGTCATCCACTCTTCACACCAGCTTTATCAGCTGCTGTTCTGGTCCACGCTGCCTTCTCTCTTGCTGGATATTGTTTTGCGAATGAAAGGGTCAGGGAGAATCTTTTAAG ATCTCTAATGAGATGTATGGGTAAAAAGGTACCTTTATTAGAAACTACATCTGTCGGAGGAATCCCAAGTACTAGCAGTCAAAACATAAATATTCAATCA AGATCTGCTTTGGCTTACCATTCTGGTTTGGACCAGAGGAGGAACATGGGAATCTCAAACTCAAGTACCACTTCTCGGTCTACCACGAAAACCGGTTCAAGTCCATATAG GAGTGATACTCATTTGCGGCACACCTCTACCAGTACTTCAAACTACAATTCTACAAGTGACGTTCCATCTTATTTGAGAGGTTATGATACAGGTCTACATAAGCACAGAGAATTACCCGAAGAGACGGAAGAAAGAAGTAGAGAAAGAAGAAGGGATAGTGACAGTGATTCTGATGGTTCTGAAGGTCGAAGTTTAGATCTAGCGTCAAGTCACTCTAGTGACGATGATGAGTCCAGCAACAGAAGGCATAGATTGAGAG GAATTGATAATCGACAGAGTTATTTGCCGAATATAACAGAGAACGTGGTATCTAGGTGTGGTAGCCCGCCATCTTTAAATGTAGTGACCAATTCCCAATTGTTCCCAGCAGTTCCGCCAGCTTATGGGCCTAGATGGACAAGTCAACTTCCAGAAACCTACCTGCATAGTCCAAACA TACCTGAAGTTGGCCGTTGGTCTGCCGAAACTGGTTCCGACAACGAGATGTGTCAAAAAACAAGCTCACCTAATCCTCTGCCGAATCCAAACGTTCCATCTGACACCTGCATACCACATCTACAGAGTGAAAACTACATGGTTCGTCCACATTACGATAATCACTACAATCCCAAGAATCAGGTTTTCAAGAACAACTACGTGCCCAAAATGATGCCACACgaaaatatgaactatcaagATTACAACGAAAGAATGTCGGACATAGAGGAGAAACATCAGATGAACGATAAATACCTATTTCCTTATACAG CTGAGGAAGACCACGCCCCGATGCACAACATCTATCCTGCCCATCAGGTTAGCCATAATGACGTGAATAATCCATGTATGGACTACCATGGATCGGCCATGGGATCAAGAATTGGGTCTGTTCTGGGATCTTTCCATGGTTCAGTAGGTGGTAGTGTAAGAAGCTCTCCATCTCCTTTGATGCCACCAGTGACCATGATGCATGGTGGGCACCATCAAGATTCTCACCA GAAAAAAGCAGATGACAACGAAGAAACTTCGGTTTGA